A genomic stretch from Salvelinus namaycush isolate Seneca chromosome 25, SaNama_1.0, whole genome shotgun sequence includes:
- the LOC120020578 gene encoding leucine-rich repeat and immunoglobulin-like domain-containing nogo receptor-interacting protein 3, translated as MIGSLGPGVWSLTPWRWVSLWGPALLLVTIISLLPGSCQACPPRCECSAQIRSVSCQRRRLTGIPEGVPTETRLLDLSRNRLRWVEMGDLAPYPHLEEVDLSENLIATLEPNAFANLQSLRVLRLRANQLKLVPMGAFAKLGNLTTLDLSENKMVILLDYTFQDLRSLRHLEVGDNDLVYISHKAFSGLLGLEDLTIEHCNLTSISGQTLSYLRSLVTLRLRHLSIAALEDHNFRKLNNLRGLEIDNWPYLEYISPLSFQGLDLSWLSITNSNITSVPSSSFRNLIHLTHLNLSFNPITTLEPWAFRDLLRLKELIMVNTGLATVEPHSLGGLRQIRVLNFSSNELQTLEERSFHSVNSLETLRVDGNPLLCDCRLLWILQRRKTLNFDGRVPVCAGPEEVQGYSLSTFTDSALFDYFTCQKPKIRNRKLQQVTAREGQPVSFLCSAVGEPAPNIMWISPQRRIITAKSNGRITVLPGGTLEIRYAQVTDSGTYMCIASNAGGNDTYFAMLTVRGAPLDAASAFFANRSLYGGEFFNDTNLNSTRVFLKFTLDLTTILVSTAMGCITFLGVVLFCFLLLFAWSRGRGQRKNNFTVETPFRKAEGPAATGSAGGARKFNMKMI; from the exons ATGATTGGCTCCCTGGGCCCCGGTGTGTGGTCCCTGACGCCGTGGCGGTGGGTGAGTCTCTGGGGGCCGGCCCTGCTGCTGGTTACCATTATATCCCTGCTGCCAGGTAGTTGCCAGGCATGCCCGCCGCGGTGCGAGTGCTCGGCCCAGATCCGGTCAGTCTCGTGCCAACGGCGGCGCCTCACCGGCATCCCAGAGGGCGTCCCTACGGAAACCCGCCTCCTGGACCTCAGCCGGAACCGGCTCCGCTGGGTCGAAATGGGCGACCTGGCACCGTACCCACACCTTGAAGAAGTGGACTTGAGTGAGAATCTCATTGCCACGCTGGAGCCCAACGCGTTCGCCAACCTGCAGAGCCTCCGGGTGTTACGGCTGAGGGCGAACCAGCTGAAGCTTGTACCCATGGGGGCCTTCGCCAAGCTGGGCAACCTGACCACGCTGGACCTGAGTGAGAACAAGATGGTGATTCTGTTGGACTACACCTTCCAGGACCTGAGGAGTCtgagacacctggaggtgggagACAACGACCTGGTCTACATTTCTCATAAG GCCTTTTCTGGTCTGCTGGGGCTGGAGGACCTGACCATCGAGCACTGCAATCTGACGTCCATCTCTGGCCAGACACTGTCCTACCTACGCAGCCTGGTCACTCTGCGATTACGGCACCTCAGCATCGCCGCCCTAGAAGACCACAACTTCCGCAAGCTTAACAACCTGCGGGGACTGGAGATCGATAACTGGCCCTATCTGGAGTACATCTCCCCGCTCAGCTTCCAGGGCCTGGACCTGTCCTGGTTGTCCATCACTAACAGCAACATCACCTCCGTCCCCTCGTCCTCCTTCAGGAACCTGATCCACCTCACTCATCTCAACCTGTCCTTCAACCCCATCACCACCCTGGAGCCCTGGGCCTTCAGGGACCTGCTGAGGCTCAAGGAGCTGATTATGGTGAACACGGGCCTAGCTACAGTGGAGCCCCACTCCCTGGGAGGCCTCAGACAGATCCGGGTCCTCAACTTCTCCTCCAACGAACTCCAGACCCTGGAGGAGAGATCGTTCCACTCTGTCAACAGTCTGGAGACGCTGCGGGTGGACGGGAACCCGCTGCTGTGTGACTGCCGTCTGTTGTGGATCCTGCAGAGACGCAAGACCCTCAACTTTGACGGCAGGGTGCCCGTGTGCGCTGGGCCAGAGGAGGTGCAGGGGTATAGCCTTAGCACCTTCACCGACTCAGCGCTCTTCGATTACTTCACATGCCAGAAGCCCAAGATACGCAACCGCAAACTTCAACAG GTGACGGCTCGTGAGGGCCAGCCAGTGAGTTTCCTCTGCAGTGCCGTGGGAGAGCCCGCCCCCAACATCATGTGGATCTCCCCTCAGCGCCGAATAATCACAGCCAAGAGCAATGGCCGCATCACTGTCCTCCCAGGAGGGACGCTAGAGATCCGCTATGCCCAGGTCACCGACAGTGGCACCTATATGTGCATCGCCAGTAACGCCGGCGGCAACGACACCTACTTTGCCATGCTCACCGTCCGGGGCGCACCGCTGGATGCCGCGTCGGCTTTCTTCGCCAACCGCTCGCTGTACGGCGGCGAGTTCTTCAACGACACAAACCTGAACAGCACGCGCGTCTTCCTCAAGTTCACCCTGGACCTGACCACCATCCTTGTCTCCACGGCTATGGGCTGCATCACCTTCCTAGGCGTGGTGCTCTTCTGTTTCCTGTTGTTGTTCGCATGGAGCAGGGGGCGGGGCCAGCGCAAGAACAACTTCACAGTGGAGACCCCTTTCCGGAAGGCCGAGGGGCCTGCGGCCACGGGTAGTGCTGGAGGGGCCCGGAAATTCAACATGAAGATGATATGA